One region of Blastocatellia bacterium genomic DNA includes:
- a CDS encoding UDP-glucose/GDP-mannose dehydrogenase family protein yields MHITVVGNGYVGLVTAACLSFIGHRVIGVDNDRRKLAFLKEGIAPLYEPGLQRLLAEGMKAGRLSFSEDLATAVCASEVIFIAVGTPGRPDGSVDLTSVEAVAEAIGRALASSSEGRVRVVATKSTMPVGTSARVEEIIRASFEHAVRATRGAQSSSQIAVLERLFVVSNPEFLREGCAISDWLYPDRIVIGSENEQATAILAEVYGPILRQTFDVPDGLPPRPKGLSRVPLIVTDRRSAELAKYAANALLSTRISFANEIANICERVGADVCEVMRIVGLDHRIGAHYLSAGIGWGGSCLGKDVAALIKAATDQGYEPELLKAVLHTNTRQRHALVARLEQFLGGLEGKTVGLLGLAFKPGTDDIRDAPSLTIARTLLERAARVKVYDPVAMPNVRAEYPDLALIYAASELDLARDCHAVVLVTEWDQFRRLDFHKLRSVMAGTLFVDGRNALDPRTISQAGLTYVGVGRSSCRD; encoded by the coding sequence TTGCTCCCTTGTACGAGCCGGGGTTGCAACGGCTGCTTGCTGAGGGGATGAAAGCGGGACGCCTCTCCTTCTCTGAGGATTTGGCCACGGCCGTCTGCGCATCGGAGGTCATTTTCATCGCCGTGGGGACGCCGGGCCGACCCGATGGGAGTGTGGATCTCACCAGCGTCGAAGCCGTCGCCGAGGCTATCGGCCGAGCACTGGCAAGCTCCTCGGAGGGACGGGTTCGTGTGGTAGCCACCAAATCCACCATGCCCGTCGGAACGAGCGCCCGTGTGGAGGAGATTATCCGCGCCTCGTTCGAGCACGCTGTTCGGGCCACTCGGGGGGCTCAGTCCTCTTCGCAGATTGCCGTTCTGGAGCGATTGTTCGTTGTCAGCAATCCGGAGTTTCTCCGTGAAGGCTGCGCCATCAGCGACTGGCTCTATCCCGACCGCATCGTCATCGGCTCCGAGAATGAGCAAGCGACGGCGATTCTCGCCGAAGTTTACGGGCCGATTCTCCGACAGACGTTCGACGTCCCTGATGGATTACCTCCTCGTCCCAAGGGACTCTCCCGCGTGCCCCTTATTGTCACCGATCGGCGGAGTGCGGAGCTGGCCAAATACGCAGCGAATGCGTTGCTCTCGACGAGGATCAGTTTTGCCAATGAAATCGCCAACATTTGTGAGCGCGTCGGTGCTGATGTCTGCGAGGTGATGCGGATCGTCGGACTGGATCATCGCATCGGCGCACATTATCTGTCGGCGGGAATCGGTTGGGGCGGAAGCTGTCTGGGCAAAGACGTCGCCGCCCTCATCAAAGCTGCCACCGATCAGGGGTATGAGCCGGAACTGCTTAAAGCCGTCCTCCATACCAACACCCGGCAGCGCCATGCTCTCGTGGCTCGGTTGGAGCAGTTTCTCGGCGGCCTCGAAGGCAAGACCGTTGGGCTTCTCGGTCTCGCCTTCAAACCGGGAACAGATGACATCCGCGATGCCCCCAGTCTGACAATCGCGCGAACGCTGCTGGAGCGAGCCGCGCGGGTGAAGGTTTATGACCCCGTCGCCATGCCCAACGTGCGTGCGGAATATCCGGATCTGGCGCTGATCTATGCTGCCAGCGAACTGGACCTGGCAAGAGACTGCCATGCGGTGGTGCTCGTAACGGAATGGGATCAGTTTCGCCGGCTTGACTTTCACAAACTGCGGTCAGTTATGGCGGGCACGCTCTTTGTGGACGGGCGAAATGCTCTTGATCCCCGGACGATCTCTCAGGCGGGGTTGACCTATGTCGGAGTTGGGCGGTCGTCGTGTCGGGACTGA